A genomic region of Thermodesulfobium narugense DSM 14796 contains the following coding sequences:
- a CDS encoding DUF3842 family protein, giving the protein MEKNIIKVAIVDGQGGGIGQQIVLKIREILSEIIENIEIIALGTNAFATVNMLKAKANKGASGENAIIKNVPEADYILGSISILVADSMMGEFTPRMSEAVAKSKAIKILLPINQSNIDIALTQQEPLPHQVEDAVLRLKNYIERTS; this is encoded by the coding sequence ATGGAAAAAAATATCATTAAAGTAGCCATTGTTGACGGACAAGGTGGCGGAATAGGACAACAAATAGTACTAAAAATTAGAGAAATTCTGTCAGAAATCATTGAAAATATAGAAATAATAGCACTAGGAACAAATGCATTTGCAACTGTAAATATGCTTAAAGCAAAGGCAAACAAAGGTGCATCAGGCGAAAATGCAATAATAAAGAATGTTCCAGAAGCCGACTATATACTCGGTTCCATTAGCATTTTAGTAGCCGATTCTATGATGGGAGAATTTACTCCAAGAATGTCAGAAGCTGTTGCAAAATCAAAAGCAATAAAAATTCTTTTACCAATTAATCAATCCAACATAGATATCGCACTCACTCAGCAAGAACCCCTCCCCCATCAAGTTGAAGACGCAGTTTTGCGTCTAAAAAATTATATCGAAAGGACGAGCTAA
- a CDS encoding CooT family nickel-binding protein — MCEASAFYKNQESEETLILKDVALLKPEEENLWFLVNIFGEQKEIHAKLLEINLLQHKIIFQKI; from the coding sequence ATGTGTGAAGCCAGCGCTTTTTATAAAAACCAGGAAAGTGAAGAAACTTTAATTCTAAAAGATGTTGCACTTTTGAAACCGGAGGAAGAAAATTTATGGTTTTTAGTTAATATCTTTGGCGAACAAAAAGAAATACACGCAAAACTACTTGAAATAAATCTATTGCAACACAAAATAATCTTTCAAAAAATTTAA
- the cysE gene encoding serine O-acetyltransferase, with translation MFKTIKEDINTVFERDPAAKNIFEVLFCYPGLHAIWLHRFSHFLWVKGVPFFPRLISQISRALTGIEIHPGAVIGKRFFIDHGMGVVIGETTEIGDDVTMYQYVTLGGTGKEKGKRHPTIGNNVVIGAGAIVLGPITIGDNVRIGAGAVVIKAVPENSTVVGNPGRVVVRNGVKAKISQLDHNMLPDPLKDYLIKQDQKIMELENEILKLKKTLDLEVKS, from the coding sequence TTGTTTAAAACAATAAAAGAAGATATAAATACGGTATTTGAACGAGACCCTGCTGCTAAAAACATTTTTGAAGTATTATTTTGCTATCCGGGTTTACACGCTATATGGCTTCATAGGTTTTCACACTTCTTATGGGTTAAAGGAGTACCCTTTTTTCCACGTTTGATTTCTCAGATTTCACGAGCTCTTACTGGCATCGAAATACATCCTGGTGCTGTAATTGGTAAAAGATTTTTTATTGATCATGGGATGGGCGTTGTAATAGGTGAAACAACTGAAATAGGCGACGACGTAACAATGTATCAGTATGTTACTTTGGGAGGAACAGGCAAGGAAAAAGGGAAAAGACACCCTACGATAGGGAATAATGTAGTAATCGGTGCGGGTGCAATAGTTCTGGGGCCTATTACAATTGGTGACAATGTTAGAATAGGTGCTGGAGCAGTAGTGATAAAAGCTGTTCCTGAAAATTCAACAGTAGTGGGAAATCCTGGAAGGGTAGTTGTAAGAAATGGGGTAAAGGCGAAAATATCACAATTAGATCACAATATGTTGCCGGATCCTTTAAAGGACTATCTAATTAAGCAGGATCAAAAGATAATGGAATTAGAAAATGAAATCTTGAAGCTTAAAAAAACTTTGGATTTGGAGGTAAAATCTTAA
- a CDS encoding prephenate dehydrogenase — protein MDFKNICVIGLGLIGGSLAKAFSFNGYSVYGYDSSIDTINLARSDGFFRHLNDKFDSNISFCDLVFVCVNIEKTLEAFKALIPYLKNNCIVSDVASVKSHFFDEVSKIIPKDVNFISTHPMAGTQYSGYENSFKEIFFDRPFLIIENENAKHLVNEFSNFLKINLRVNIQLISINEHDSLVSLVSHLPMFVALSLSNTLRKYDQTFPYLNLVAGPGFKDTSRLALQDPNFTYSIFKFNKKEILKAIDSYIDTLSSLRDSFDKDIERFRSEIVVAKEFRGRF, from the coding sequence ATGGATTTTAAAAATATTTGTGTTATAGGACTAGGCCTTATTGGAGGCTCTCTAGCTAAGGCGTTTTCTTTTAATGGGTATAGCGTTTATGGGTATGATTCAAGTATAGATACTATTAATTTGGCTAGATCTGATGGATTTTTTCGTCATTTGAACGATAAATTTGACTCTAATATTTCTTTTTGTGATCTTGTCTTCGTATGTGTAAATATTGAAAAAACTCTAGAGGCTTTTAAAGCTCTTATACCATATCTAAAAAATAATTGTATTGTATCTGATGTGGCTAGTGTAAAATCGCACTTTTTTGATGAAGTGAGCAAAATTATTCCTAAAGATGTAAACTTTATAAGCACTCATCCAATGGCTGGAACTCAGTATAGTGGGTACGAGAATTCTTTTAAAGAAATCTTTTTTGATAGACCTTTTTTAATAATAGAAAACGAAAATGCTAAGCATTTAGTTAATGAATTTAGTAATTTTTTAAAAATTAATTTAAGAGTTAACATTCAACTAATTAGTATTAATGAACATGATAGTCTTGTTTCTTTAGTTAGCCATTTGCCTATGTTTGTTGCACTATCTTTATCGAATACTTTAAGAAAATATGATCAAACTTTTCCATATTTGAATTTAGTTGCTGGTCCTGGTTTTAAGGACACATCTAGATTAGCGCTTCAAGATCCAAATTTTACTTATTCAATATTTAAATTCAATAAGAAAGAGATCTTGAAAGCTATTGATTCATACATTGATACTTTATCCTCTCTTAGAGACTCTTTTGATAAAGACATAGAGAGATTTAGGTCAGAAATTGTGGTAGCTAAGGAATTTAGAGGGAGGTTTTAG
- a CDS encoding TrmH family RNA methyltransferase, with protein sequence MRKDFVIGIHPVINAIKEGIEFKQLLIARNKKLPFIEEFLQKNKDKRSLVVYKNLSEIERLFPNSQGIVMFIKRFEYADEEETVLNVIKSKKVLLAFSGIMDVRNIGAVARTAQASGLVGGIILPKHRSLDITPAAIKASTGSLLSIPVVRLSNLRYFVKDLKRRGVSVIGVEKRGSVRYDMLKYDLPICCVFGSESKSLSDVFLRDLDQNVYIPMSNDFNSLNLSVASSILLYEIFRQKNFEL encoded by the coding sequence ATGAGAAAAGATTTTGTGATTGGTATACATCCTGTTATTAATGCAATCAAGGAAGGAATAGAATTTAAACAATTACTTATTGCTAGAAATAAGAAACTGCCCTTTATAGAAGAGTTTTTACAAAAAAACAAAGACAAAAGGTCTCTTGTTGTTTACAAAAATCTTTCAGAAATTGAAAGGCTTTTTCCTAATTCACAAGGAATAGTAATGTTTATAAAGAGATTTGAATATGCAGATGAGGAAGAAACTGTTCTTAATGTTATAAAATCTAAAAAGGTTCTTTTAGCTTTTTCCGGTATTATGGATGTACGTAATATTGGTGCTGTAGCTAGAACTGCTCAGGCATCCGGCCTGGTGGGAGGAATAATTTTGCCAAAACATAGATCGCTTGATATTACTCCTGCTGCCATCAAGGCATCTACAGGTTCTCTCTTAAGCATTCCAGTAGTGCGACTCAGCAATTTAAGATATTTTGTAAAGGATCTAAAAAGAAGAGGTGTAAGCGTTATTGGTGTTGAAAAAAGAGGATCAGTTAGGTACGATATGTTGAAATATGATCTCCCAATTTGTTGCGTTTTTGGTTCTGAATCGAAATCTCTTTCAGATGTTTTTTTGCGAGATCTCGATCAAAATGTATATATTCCTATGTCTAATGATTTTAACTCTTTGAATTTATCTGTGGCTTCTAGTATTTTGTTATATGAAATATTTAGACAAAAGAATTTTGAGTTATAA
- the cysS gene encoding cysteine--tRNA ligase — MSNNQIYLYNTLTKRKELFVPIENKKIRMYVCGVTVYDYCHLGHGRSYVVWDVWKRLFLSQGFEVFHIQNFTDIDDKIIKRSREEKVDWKELTNKFIDAYFEDMDKLNVLRATLYPKATDYIDEMIKIITGLIEKGYAYKAGGDIVFSIKKFKDYGKLSGKSIDDLIENYRVDSSSYKESPLDFVLWKTSKPDEPFWDSPFGKGRPGWHIECSAMSLKHFGSPFDIHAGGQDLIFPHHENEIAQSEGFTGKKFVNYWLHNGFVTISGEKMSKSLGNFKTLRDIYQQYDPMVLRLFILSSHYRSPVVFNLENLMAAKEAWDKIKNAIDVCSSFGLIGELKAAPPSNFIAALCDDLNTPLAISYIFEKVRFINSIVDSYSKSQAADLKNAISFNINEVLSMIEILGLKYKPDVLFYSKEQLSKEFDSYELTEVNLELFDELTTENMFKLLSFREFLKKKKLYDNADKIRNFLNKKGIVLEDLPGGIRAKKR, encoded by the coding sequence TTGTCAAACAATCAAATATATCTTTATAACACGCTAACAAAAAGAAAAGAACTGTTTGTGCCAATAGAAAATAAAAAGATTAGAATGTATGTTTGTGGTGTTACAGTCTATGATTATTGTCATCTAGGGCATGGAAGGTCTTATGTAGTCTGGGATGTGTGGAAAAGATTATTTTTAAGTCAGGGATTTGAGGTATTTCATATTCAAAACTTTACAGATATTGATGACAAAATAATAAAGAGATCAAGAGAAGAGAAAGTTGATTGGAAAGAACTTACAAATAAATTTATTGATGCATACTTTGAAGATATGGATAAACTAAATGTTTTAAGGGCAACTCTTTATCCAAAAGCTACTGATTATATTGATGAGATGATTAAAATAATTACTGGTTTAATAGAAAAAGGCTATGCCTATAAGGCGGGTGGTGATATAGTCTTTTCTATAAAGAAATTCAAAGACTACGGAAAATTATCTGGAAAATCTATAGACGATCTCATTGAAAACTATAGAGTTGATTCATCATCTTACAAAGAAAGCCCTTTGGATTTTGTATTATGGAAAACGTCAAAACCTGATGAACCTTTTTGGGATAGCCCATTTGGGAAAGGAAGACCGGGATGGCACATAGAATGTTCTGCAATGTCTCTGAAACACTTTGGTTCACCATTTGATATCCATGCAGGTGGACAAGATTTAATTTTTCCTCACCACGAGAACGAGATTGCACAATCGGAAGGTTTTACTGGTAAAAAATTTGTAAATTATTGGTTGCACAATGGTTTTGTTACTATATCTGGAGAAAAAATGTCAAAATCTCTTGGGAATTTTAAAACCTTAAGAGATATTTATCAACAATATGATCCGATGGTTTTAAGGCTTTTTATATTAAGTAGTCATTATAGAAGTCCGGTTGTATTTAATTTAGAAAATTTAATGGCAGCTAAGGAGGCTTGGGATAAAATTAAAAATGCTATTGACGTTTGTTCTTCTTTTGGACTTATAGGAGAACTTAAAGCTGCGCCACCAAGTAATTTTATTGCTGCTTTATGTGACGATCTCAATACTCCTTTAGCTATCTCATATATTTTTGAAAAAGTTAGATTTATTAATTCAATTGTAGATAGTTATTCAAAATCACAGGCAGCGGATCTGAAAAACGCTATTTCTTTTAATATAAATGAAGTTTTATCCATGATTGAAATATTAGGTTTAAAATATAAGCCTGATGTCTTATTTTATTCTAAAGAACAGCTATCTAAAGAATTTGACTCTTATGAGCTTACTGAAGTAAATCTTGAATTATTTGATGAACTTACTACTGAGAATATGTTTAAGCTTTTGAGTTTTAGAGAATTTTTGAAAAAGAAAAAATTGTATGACAATGCCGATAAAATAAGAAACTTTTTGAATAAAAAGGGTATTGTGTTAGAAGATTTACCAGGGGGCATAAGAGCCAAAAAGAGATGA
- a CDS encoding pyruvoyl-dependent arginine decarboxylase, which translates to MLPIPTKYFISFGSCNADHPLNAFDGALLSAGVGNTNLVRVSSILPPSAVEVKNLVLPYGALVPIAYASKVSTNKGERIAAAAGIGIPEDPSLPGLIMEYSCSGSKEEAEKTVLEMVEEGFAMRGFKLLEKKAVTTDIVVDKAACAFACVVLWY; encoded by the coding sequence ATGCTGCCAATACCAACAAAGTATTTTATTTCATTTGGAAGCTGTAATGCTGATCACCCTCTTAATGCATTTGATGGTGCTCTTCTTTCTGCTGGAGTAGGTAATACTAACCTTGTTAGAGTTAGTAGTATTTTGCCACCGTCTGCCGTTGAAGTAAAGAATTTAGTTCTACCTTATGGTGCACTAGTTCCTATTGCTTATGCAAGTAAGGTAAGTACAAACAAGGGAGAAAGAATTGCGGCAGCAGCTGGCATTGGAATACCAGAAGATCCAAGTCTTCCTGGCTTAATAATGGAGTATAGCTGTTCTGGAAGCAAAGAAGAAGCTGAAAAAACAGTATTAGAAATGGTTGAAGAGGGTTTTGCAATGAGAGGCTTTAAACTTTTAGAAAAGAAGGCTGTGACTACGGATATCGTAGTCGATAAAGCTGCATGCGCCTTTGCTTGTGTGGTCCTATGGTATTAG
- a CDS encoding septal ring lytic transglycosylase RlpA family protein encodes MKLKGLFYLIFMLILFNLLFSIFCMNCKASETKTIGIVKENIIPSKEVQIFVNNYKVLTLVSFDNESFERIKKEADIVSSAINQYFGSSKGSYDPSDIRFVTEDKYFCCYVGDDLAFKIDRSQAFLQSLADSDITNMWLTNLQRSLGYNPDENHKILYGHKYYSKEFIQEGIASWYGTNLAGRYMSNGEIFDPYDLTAAHRWLPLGSIVLVTNENNGKSVIVTITDRMGSTSRVIDLSEGAAEKIGMISSGLAPVKIELLK; translated from the coding sequence ATGAAACTAAAAGGGTTATTTTATTTAATTTTTATGTTGATATTGTTTAATTTGTTATTTTCAATTTTTTGCATGAACTGTAAAGCCTCAGAAACGAAAACTATTGGGATTGTTAAAGAAAACATAATACCTTCCAAAGAAGTTCAGATCTTTGTAAACAATTATAAGGTCTTAACTTTAGTGTCATTTGATAATGAGAGTTTCGAAAGGATTAAAAAAGAGGCGGATATAGTTTCTAGCGCTATTAATCAATATTTTGGTTCATCTAAAGGCTCTTATGATCCTTCTGATATAAGGTTTGTAACCGAAGACAAATATTTTTGTTGTTATGTAGGAGATGATTTGGCTTTTAAAATAGATAGAAGCCAAGCCTTTTTACAAAGTTTAGCTGATAGTGATATTACAAATATGTGGCTTACAAACTTGCAAAGATCGCTAGGATACAATCCAGATGAAAATCATAAAATTTTATATGGACATAAATATTATTCAAAAGAATTTATTCAAGAGGGTATAGCTTCGTGGTATGGTACTAATCTAGCAGGTAGGTATATGTCGAATGGTGAAATATTTGATCCTTATGACCTTACTGCAGCTCATAGATGGCTTCCTTTAGGATCTATTGTTCTTGTAACAAATGAAAACAATGGGAAGAGCGTCATAGTAACGATTACAGATAGGATGGGAAGCACAAGCAGGGTAATAGATTTATCTGAGGGCGCAGCTGAAAAGATCGGAATGATCAGTTCAGGCCTTGCTCCAGTAAAAATTGAGTTACTTAAATAA
- the aroF gene encoding 3-deoxy-7-phosphoheptulonate synthase produces MIIVMKPSASEEEINRVIEKLKSLGFGVHLSRGEVHTIIGAIGDKKLLVEPIEVLPGVSEVIPVRKPYKRASREFHPLDTIINMKDLKIGGEQLVVMAGPCAVESRELSFEVAKAIKRCGAKILRGGAFKPRSSPYSFQGLGEEGLKYLREAADEYGLKVVTEVMDTRDVELVASYADILQVGTRNMQNFPLLREVGGCSKPVLLKRGLSSSIEEWLLAAEYILAEGNQDVILCERGIRTFEKYTRNTLDLSAVPLVKQLSHLPIIVDPSHATGKRSLVAPMARAAIASGADGLMIEVHPRPEEALSDGPQSLNLNEFETLMKEIRPIAKVLNRTL; encoded by the coding sequence ATGATTATTGTAATGAAACCGTCAGCTAGTGAAGAGGAGATTAATAGAGTAATTGAGAAGTTAAAGAGTTTAGGCTTTGGGGTTCATCTTTCAAGGGGAGAGGTTCATACTATAATCGGTGCAATTGGAGATAAGAAATTATTAGTTGAACCTATTGAGGTGTTACCGGGAGTTTCTGAAGTTATACCTGTGAGGAAGCCATATAAAAGAGCTAGCAGAGAATTTCATCCTCTGGATACCATCATAAATATGAAAGATTTGAAAATAGGTGGCGAACAATTGGTTGTTATGGCTGGGCCGTGCGCTGTTGAAAGTAGAGAATTGTCTTTTGAAGTGGCAAAAGCAATTAAACGTTGTGGAGCTAAAATTTTAAGAGGAGGTGCATTTAAGCCCAGATCTAGCCCATACTCTTTTCAAGGATTGGGAGAAGAAGGATTAAAATATCTTCGAGAGGCTGCCGATGAATACGGGTTAAAGGTTGTTACAGAGGTAATGGATACAAGAGATGTGGAATTGGTCGCCTCTTATGCTGACATACTGCAAGTTGGGACAAGAAATATGCAAAATTTCCCCCTATTAAGAGAAGTAGGCGGATGCTCAAAACCTGTTTTACTAAAAAGAGGATTGTCTTCATCAATTGAAGAGTGGTTATTAGCTGCAGAGTATATTTTGGCTGAAGGAAACCAAGATGTAATTTTGTGTGAAAGAGGAATTAGAACTTTTGAAAAATATACGAGAAATACCCTTGACTTAAGCGCTGTTCCCCTAGTAAAACAACTTAGTCATCTTCCAATAATTGTTGATCCAAGCCATGCTACAGGAAAGAGGTCTCTTGTAGCTCCTATGGCAAGAGCTGCCATTGCTTCTGGAGCAGATGGATTGATGATAGAGGTTCATCCAAGGCCAGAAGAAGCCCTCTCAGATGGACCTCAGTCTCTTAATTTGAATGAATTTGAGACACTTATGAAGGAAATTCGCCCGATAGCAAAAGTATTGAATAGAACTTTGTAA
- a CDS encoding carbohydrate kinase family protein — protein sequence MIFCVGTIVFDTILVVKKLALVNDAVVADEYKRTFGGAAANCAVAIKKLSVDSGLISVVGDNDFHHGYESYLKDLMIDTKFVFKVQNGYSPRSILITRVPDGAQQIYFYEDKINYEKILESNISSILDNLDKCKVLHFTTGYYDFYKKFLIKLKELKDRKKNIKISFDPGQQTLTQPEKVIEILPYVDFLFMNEFENKKLCETLNVDNIMKYKKFELSCVSLGKNGCEIFYNGVNYKIPAIPPKKFVDSTGAGDSHRGAFLASYLLGFEFIDCAYIAASVSSFVLEKDGAQTNLPTLDMAIERAKKFTNSRFKVSRQS from the coding sequence ATGATTTTTTGTGTTGGGACTATAGTATTCGATACCATACTTGTAGTTAAAAAGTTAGCATTGGTTAATGATGCAGTGGTAGCTGATGAATACAAAAGGACTTTTGGAGGAGCTGCTGCGAATTGTGCTGTTGCAATAAAAAAATTATCCGTAGATTCGGGCCTTATTTCTGTTGTAGGAGATAATGATTTTCACCACGGGTATGAAAGTTACCTCAAAGATTTGATGATAGACACAAAGTTTGTATTTAAAGTTCAAAATGGATATTCTCCAAGAAGCATTTTAATTACAAGAGTGCCCGATGGTGCTCAACAAATTTATTTCTATGAAGATAAAATAAACTATGAAAAAATTTTAGAATCAAATATTTCTAGTATATTAGACAACTTAGATAAATGTAAGGTGCTACACTTTACTACTGGCTATTATGATTTCTATAAAAAATTTTTAATTAAATTAAAGGAATTAAAGGATCGAAAAAAAAATATAAAAATTAGTTTTGATCCAGGGCAGCAAACTCTGACTCAACCTGAAAAAGTAATTGAAATACTGCCATATGTTGATTTTTTGTTTATGAACGAGTTCGAGAATAAAAAATTATGCGAAACCTTAAATGTTGACAATATTATGAAATATAAGAAATTTGAACTTTCTTGTGTAAGTTTAGGTAAAAATGGATGTGAGATTTTTTATAACGGAGTAAATTATAAAATTCCAGCTATTCCTCCAAAAAAATTTGTGGATTCTACTGGGGCGGGAGATAGTCACAGAGGCGCTTTTTTGGCTTCGTATCTTTTAGGATTTGAGTTTATTGATTGTGCATATATAGCAGCCTCTGTATCGTCTTTTGTTCTAGAAAAAGATGGAGCTCAAACTAATTTGCCCACTCTTGATATGGCAATTGAAAGAGCTAAAAAATTTACTAATTCAAGGTTTAAAGTTTCACGTCAATCATAG
- the speE gene encoding polyamine aminopropyltransferase, translating to MVLGDNNIPIFQFKEEHLPGSGIYFDVIDILFSAHSKYQRIEVFQTTSYGKVLLVDGKVMLTERDEFVYHEMLTHVPLNLSDKIKEVLIIGGGDGGSARECLKHKNIKHIKQVEIDEMVVEVSKKFFPSLSSGFNDPRFELCICDGINFVKQTSDKFDLVLVDSTDPIGPAVGLFEADFFENIKRILNPEGILVFQLESPWCHLEFISEVSKKVKNIFPIFKNYVAFIPTYPAGLWSFGFASFTIDPIKELPSDISISDLKYYTTEIHKASFALPRFFKNYVRDV from the coding sequence ATGGTATTAGGAGATAATAATATACCGATTTTTCAATTCAAAGAAGAACATCTTCCAGGTTCTGGCATATATTTTGATGTAATTGATATACTCTTTAGTGCGCATTCGAAATATCAAAGAATTGAAGTATTTCAAACCACTAGTTATGGGAAAGTCCTTCTTGTAGACGGAAAGGTAATGCTTACTGAAAGAGATGAATTCGTTTATCACGAGATGTTAACTCATGTTCCATTGAATTTGTCAGATAAAATTAAAGAAGTTCTAATTATCGGAGGAGGAGATGGCGGTTCTGCAAGAGAGTGTTTAAAGCATAAAAATATTAAACATATAAAACAAGTTGAAATTGATGAAATGGTTGTTGAAGTTAGCAAAAAATTCTTTCCTTCTCTGTCAAGTGGTTTTAATGATCCTAGGTTTGAACTTTGTATTTGCGATGGTATAAATTTTGTTAAACAGACTTCAGACAAGTTTGATCTTGTATTAGTTGATTCTACAGATCCAATAGGACCTGCTGTTGGTTTATTTGAGGCTGACTTTTTTGAAAACATAAAAAGAATTCTTAATCCCGAAGGTATTTTAGTTTTTCAGCTTGAATCTCCATGGTGTCATTTGGAATTTATTAGTGAAGTTAGTAAAAAAGTCAAAAACATCTTTCCGATTTTCAAAAACTATGTTGCATTTATACCAACTTATCCTGCTGGACTATGGAGCTTCGGTTTTGCATCCTTTACAATAGATCCAATAAAGGAATTACCAAGTGATATATCTATTAGCGATTTAAAGTACTACACAACAGAAATACACAAAGCATCCTTTGCGTTACCTAGATTTTTTAAAAATTATGTAAGAGATGTTTAA
- the aroA gene encoding 3-phosphoshikimate 1-carboxyvinyltransferase — protein sequence MKILGKFKKFSSEISVPSDKSITHRLFIFALSTKKESIIRNPLLGADTLSTLAIVEQLGGMVKKQEKAIIIKGKGLRDLDEPTDILNCGNSGTTIRLFSGLLASERKGLFILTGDNSLRNRPMGRIIKPLSIMGANIFSRRNFLAPLAIVGNKNGLDGINYEMPISSAQLKSCLILAGLKANSDTIIIEPFPSRDHTELILTYLGVNIKKIKNSIYVYPSEDLNPFDLTVPGDPSSAAFFVVLAVLIPGSKLLVRDVCLNPLRIGYIEVLKRMGANIKLEYCSFNPEPIGNIFVEGVEKLTATNISPEEVPKIIDEVPIISIAMALAEGKSEVSGALDLRKKESDRINAVCFNLRNMGVKVVEKEDGFLIEGTNELKPSNIKTFDDHRIAMAFTIASLLANGESSIDNPSCCAISFPDFYDKLKEL from the coding sequence TTGAAAATTTTAGGAAAATTTAAAAAGTTTTCTTCAGAAATTTCAGTTCCTTCTGATAAATCTATTACACATAGACTTTTTATTTTTGCTCTATCAACCAAAAAGGAATCTATTATTAGAAACCCCTTGCTTGGTGCAGATACTTTGTCAACGTTAGCAATAGTGGAACAGCTTGGTGGGATGGTTAAAAAGCAAGAAAAAGCAATTATTATTAAAGGTAAGGGTTTAAGAGATCTTGATGAACCGACAGATATATTAAACTGTGGTAATTCTGGAACCACAATAAGGCTTTTTTCGGGTTTATTGGCTTCGGAAAGAAAGGGATTATTTATCTTAACTGGGGATAATTCCCTAAGAAACAGACCAATGGGTAGAATAATAAAACCATTATCTATTATGGGAGCCAATATATTTTCAAGAAGAAACTTTTTGGCGCCTTTAGCAATTGTTGGAAATAAGAATGGTCTAGATGGTATTAATTACGAAATGCCCATTTCAAGCGCACAGTTAAAGTCGTGTTTAATTTTGGCTGGGCTAAAAGCTAATTCTGATACTATTATTATTGAACCATTTCCCTCCAGAGATCATACTGAGCTTATTTTGACTTATTTGGGTGTTAATATAAAAAAAATAAAGAACTCAATATACGTATATCCCTCAGAAGATCTTAATCCCTTTGATTTAACTGTTCCGGGAGATCCTTCATCTGCAGCATTTTTTGTGGTTCTTGCAGTATTAATACCTGGTTCTAAATTGTTAGTAAGAGACGTTTGCCTTAATCCTTTAAGGATAGGCTATATCGAAGTACTTAAAAGAATGGGTGCAAATATAAAGCTTGAATACTGTTCCTTTAACCCCGAACCAATCGGGAATATTTTTGTAGAAGGGGTGGAGAAGTTAACAGCTACAAATATATCTCCTGAAGAAGTACCTAAAATTATAGATGAGGTGCCTATCATTTCAATTGCTATGGCGTTGGCTGAGGGAAAAAGTGAAGTATCAGGTGCGCTTGACTTGAGGAAGAAGGAAAGCGATAGAATTAATGCAGTATGTTTTAACTTAAGAAATATGGGAGTTAAAGTTGTCGAAAAAGAAGATGGCTTTTTGATAGAAGGTACAAATGAGCTTAAACCTTCAAATATTAAAACTTTTGATGATCATAGAATAGCAATGGCTTTTACTATTGCTTCACTTTTGGCAAACGGGGAAAGCTCAATAGATAACCCATCATGTTGTGCCATTTCTTTTCCAGATTTCTATGATAAATTAAAAGAGCTATAA